From Chryseobacterium sp. H1D6B, a single genomic window includes:
- a CDS encoding efflux RND transporter periplasmic adaptor subunit — translation MKKKFTWKKAIYIFLGLLLVLALFLGIGYLIKSNSKESEAFLTRKPTIQNMDDKVMATGKIVPKEEIEIKPNIAGIIEKILVDEGDKVSAGQLVATVRIIPNIADVNNAQQEVVNSQLQINNSKMNVENMQKQFAMQQKLFSQGVISKQEYLNSQQQLFTQQQNLKNANQQLQTAQKRLQIVKTGATPELQGLATTQIRSKASGTVLEVPVKVGSQVIEANSFNAGTTICSIADLNSLIFQGDIDEAQAGKLKQGMNMNVVIGALQNKTFSGKLTMIAPKGKDNNGTIKFPVEGDVYNPNNEYIRAGFSANGEILLSSQKNALLLDESLVQYEKSNGKDKPFVEVKQPDGKFKKVYVKLGASDGINVQILSGITKDSEVKVWNPSDKDKEELKEKKK, via the coding sequence ATGAAAAAGAAATTCACTTGGAAAAAAGCAATTTATATATTTTTAGGGCTTTTACTTGTGTTGGCGTTATTCTTAGGAATTGGATACCTTATAAAATCCAATTCTAAAGAGAGTGAGGCATTCCTTACCAGAAAACCTACCATTCAGAATATGGATGATAAGGTAATGGCAACAGGAAAAATTGTTCCCAAAGAAGAAATTGAGATCAAACCGAATATTGCGGGTATTATTGAAAAGATCTTGGTAGATGAAGGAGATAAAGTAAGCGCAGGACAGCTGGTAGCAACGGTAAGGATTATTCCTAATATTGCCGATGTAAATAATGCACAGCAGGAAGTGGTGAATTCCCAGCTTCAGATCAATAACTCTAAGATGAATGTGGAAAATATGCAGAAACAGTTTGCAATGCAGCAGAAACTGTTCAGCCAGGGAGTTATTTCTAAACAAGAATATTTGAATTCCCAGCAGCAGTTGTTTACCCAGCAGCAGAATCTTAAAAATGCCAATCAGCAGCTGCAGACCGCTCAAAAAAGATTACAGATCGTTAAAACTGGTGCTACTCCGGAACTGCAGGGGTTAGCCACAACACAGATCCGTTCTAAAGCATCCGGGACTGTATTAGAAGTTCCTGTAAAAGTAGGAAGTCAGGTGATTGAAGCCAACTCCTTTAATGCTGGAACTACAATATGTTCTATTGCAGATCTTAATTCTCTGATATTCCAAGGAGATATAGATGAAGCGCAGGCAGGGAAACTAAAGCAGGGAATGAATATGAATGTAGTGATTGGTGCTTTGCAGAACAAAACGTTCTCTGGAAAACTTACGATGATCGCTCCTAAAGGAAAGGACAACAACGGAACAATAAAATTCCCTGTAGAAGGTGATGTTTACAATCCTAATAACGAATACATCAGAGCCGGATTCTCAGCAAACGGAGAAATTTTACTGAGCTCTCAGAAAAATGCTCTGCTGTTAGACGAATCATTGGTACAGTATGAAAAAAGCAATGGGAAGGACAAACCTTTCGTTGAAGTAAAACAGCCTGATGGAAAATTCAAAAAAGTTTATGTGAAGCTTGGTGCCAGCGACGGGATCAACGTGCAGATCCTTTCAGGAATTACAAAAGATTCTGAAGTGAAAGTATGGAACCCTTCTGACAAAGATAAAGAAGAGCTGAAAGAGAAGAAAAAATAA